A DNA window from Ostrea edulis chromosome 5, xbOstEdul1.1, whole genome shotgun sequence contains the following coding sequences:
- the LOC125651218 gene encoding uncharacterized protein LOC125651218, whose protein sequence is MEKGHFGDYSSDSDPYESGQESSRENFSEGEIAQGAQSDDNGNSLSIHADNESDSERFDPTEGESSFMLEGGMASYCRKYFYKHLTDESIKRNILDDAPVPSNAFCNPPKVEEFVEDFIDYNSMKFLKLRDKSLAFIQKKITQVMGPLVKVWSAIDGARKGQEENDNFSVMDMLKLVEQVVVLVGQANATCLYERHLNFLAKIMKGVKKAKEQLKTYEHDLAQETHTLYGDTIYKALDRRCKSKKRAREIFREIQSKRRRFDQPFRGTPSRGYSQGHSQGRGGRVSTYQSFKQSGQGPKKGGFGFRIPKKNRTGDSRYEIKRGHTSSFATNSENLESEQTACLSKSDRIQRNLSKRHSLRGEIKTLSRKLEIDNKRQILVGEYFRISDRI, encoded by the coding sequence ATGGAGAAAGGCCATTTTGGCGACTATTCTTCTGATAGTGACCCATATGAGTCGGGTCAAGAATCGAGTAGGGAAAATTTCAGTGAGGGTGAAATTGCCCAGGGGGCTCAAAGTGATGACAACGGGAacagtttgtcaatacatgctGACAATGAGTCAGACTCTGAAAGATTTGACCCTACTGAGGGTGAATCATCGTTCATGTTGGAGGGGGGCATGGCATCGTACTGTAGAAAGTACTTCTATAAACATCTGACAGATGAGAGCATCAAGAGAAATATTCTAGATGATGCTCCTGTGCCTTCAAATGCTTTCTGCAACCCTCCAAAGGTTGAAGAGTTTGTAGAAGATTTCATAGACTACAACTCTATGAAATTTCTTAAGTTGCGTGATAAAAGTTTAGCTTTTATACAAAAGAAAATAACACAAGTTATGGGACCATTGGTCAAAGTTTGGTCAGCCATTGATGGGGCTAGGAAAGGACAGGaagaaaatgacaatttttcagtCATGGATATGCTCAAATTAGTGGAGCAAGTGGTCGTTCTGGTCGGGCAGGCAAATGCTACTTGTTTGTACGAACGACACCTGAACTTCCTGGCCAAAATCATGAAAGGTGTTAAAAAGGCCAAAGAGCAATTAAAAACTTACGAGCATGATTTAGCTCAGGAGACCCATACCCTGTATGGTGACACCATATATAAAGCCCTGGATCGTAGGTGCAAGAGCAAGAAGCGTGCAAGGGAAATATTCCGTGAGATCCAATCAAAACGTAGACGTTTTGACCAGCCCTTTCGGGGGACACCCTCACGTGGATACTCGCAAGGTCATAGCCAAGGACGTGGGGGCAGAGTCTCGACATATCAATCTTTCAAGCAAAGTGGGCAAGGCCCAAAGAAGGGAGGTTTTGGATTTAGGATCCCCAAGAAGAACAGAACTGGAGACAGCAGGTATGAAATCAAAAGAGGACATACCTCTAGTTTTGCAACAAATAGTGAAAATCTCGAGTCTGAACAAACTGCATGCCTCAGTAAGTCAGATAGAATTCAAAGAAATTTATCAAAACGACATTCCCTTAGGGGGGAGATTAAAACACTTTCTAGAAAATTGGAAATTGATAACAAGAGACAAATACTTGTTGGAGAGTATTTCCGGATATCAGATAGAATTTGA
- the LOC125651467 gene encoding uncharacterized protein LOC125651467, producing MDPRHSAQDVVRCDLCEAAIVQMYCDFCHVNLCFVCIGKHIADDYDKHIVVPYTKRKSTLIYPKCSTHQNKVCEFHCKECDMSVCSLCTTISTDKHKGHTFSILSEIYNKIKADFTKHSEEIENIISPTYEEMATDVETQITKLDGEYVKFTTVITKHGEEWHKEIDTVINKMKNKIEEMKIKHLGILKKHLDEIKQIQSLIEQSLITLKKMEESNEVSVTMEYRSKNEDFRNFSPKVRVSLPTFSPNTIDSEQIYKSLGSLIPLSFTTDKNGDILKKAETSLKEHMDEPELVATINTGYENLHSVTCLSEEEFWTSAEVEDMKCFNVQGTLINTMKTESWGCSHDIAVTSDGDLVYSDGRTMTVNKVKSGQTEEMIRLQDWRPSEICVTSSGDLLVTMYSDDEMQSKVVRYSGSTEKQTIQYDDEGKPLYSENTSVKYISENRNLDICVADVVAKAVVVVNQAGKLRFRYTCQSSTTKNKPFLPYGITTDSRSQILTADPKNHCIHILDQNGQFLRYIDNCDLKDPLGLCVDKSDNLFVAEHRSGNVKKIKYLQ from the coding sequence ATGGACCCTCGCCACAGTGCCCAAGATGTCGTCAGATGTGACCTTTGTGAGGCAGCTATAGTACAGATGTACTGTGATTTCTGCCACGTCAACCTGTGCTTTGTCTGTATAGGAAAACACATTGCTGATGACTATGACAAACACATAGTGGTCCCATACACAAAACGAAAATCAACCTTGATTTATCCAAAGTGTAGtacacatcaaaacaaagtCTGTGAATTTCATTGCAAGGAATGTGACATGTCTGTCTGTTCCTTGTGTACTACTATATCTACAGATAAACACAAGGGGCATACATTTTCAATTCTTTCTGAAATCtacaacaaaataaaagcaGACTTTACAAAACATTCAGAGGAGATAGAAAACATTATTTCTCCAACATATGAAGAAATGGCCACTGACGTAGAAACTCAAATAACCAAGTTGGATGGAGaatatgtgaaattcacaacaGTCATTACTAAACATGGAGAGGAATGGCACAAAGAAATTGACACTGTcatcaacaaaatgaaaaataaaatagaagAGATGAAAATCAAACACCTGGGAATTCTGAAGAAACATTTGGATGAAATTAAGCAGATACAGTCCCTTATTGAGCAATCTCTGATTACACTGAAGAAAATGGAGGAATCCAATGAAGTGTCTGTGACCATGGAATACAGATCCAAAAACGAAGACTTCAGAAATTTTTCTCCCAAAGTCCGAGTCTCACTGCCTACATTTAGTCCCAACACGATAGACAGTGAACAGATTTACAAGTCACTGGGATCTTTGATACCATTATCATTTACAACAGATAAAAATGGCGACATACTGAAGAAAGCAGAAACCTCACTTAAAGAACATATGGATGAACCAGAGCTTGTCGCTACAATAAATACTGGGTATGAAAACCTCCACAGTGTTACCTGTCTGAGTGAAGAAGAATTCTGGACAAGTGCAGAAGTTGAGGATATGAAATGCTTTAATGTTCAAGGTACACTTATTAATACAATGAAAACAGAATCATGGGGATGTTCACATGATATAGCAGTGACAAGTGATGGGGATCTAGTGTACTCTGATGGGAGAACAATGACTGTGAATAAAGTGAAGAGTGGACAGACAGAGGAGATGATCAGACTACAGGACTGGAGACCCAGCGAAATCTGTGTCACCTCCTCTGGTGATCTCCTGGTAACcatgtacagtgatgatgaaaTGCAATCCAAAGTTGTCCGTTACTCAGgttccacagagaaacaaacaatCCAGTATGATGATGAGGGTAAGCCTCTATATTCAGAAAATACTTCTGTTAAATACATAAGTGAGAATAgaaacctggatatctgtgtggctgacgtAGTAGCTaaagcagtagtggtggtcaatcaggcTGGAAAGCTTCGATTTAGATACACTTGTCAGTCCTCTACTACCAAAAACAAACCATTCCTCCCCTACGGAATCACAACAGACAGTCGGAGTCAGATCCTGACGGCAGACCCTAAGAACCACTGTATCCACATCCTGGACCAGAATGGACAGTTCCTCCGCTATATAGATAACTGTGATCTGAAGGACCCAttaggtttatgtgtggacaaaAGTGACAACTTGTTTGTTGCTGAGCATCGAAGTGGAAAtgtgaagaaaatcaaatatctACAATAA